In the bacterium genome, one interval contains:
- a CDS encoding T9SS type A sorting domain-containing protein, which yields MNRRDFLKSASGLGYLIPSLINAQDKPQNYDQVKFTLSEKDNKIGIYVTSPKIIDGIEVIIEAEPGRFTKIGNLITGEPRMDYSANLVLNTPFGEGGTNKDLIKCVGYNAQFTDEGRVEMENWPITEFSRFYELKIERKPGTFKPNIYATAISNNEILPVLVDSHVGDITKVEKVADERGIFLFGNNPNPANESTTITYNAIKPCAAKLYIYDINGRKVETKEQKSNQGRNYFHVDLNKYSSGAYLYSLEIDGKVFNKKFMVIK from the coding sequence ATGAATAGAAGAGATTTTTTAAAAAGCGCATCAGGATTAGGTTATTTAATTCCATCCTTAATAAATGCTCAGGATAAACCGCAGAATTATGACCAGGTTAAATTTACTCTTTCTGAGAAAGATAACAAAATTGGCATTTATGTAACAAGTCCTAAAATAATTGATGGAATAGAGGTTATAATTGAAGCAGAACCTGGAAGATTCACTAAGATTGGCAATTTAATAACAGGAGAGCCTCGTATGGATTATTCTGCAAATCTAGTTTTGAACACCCCTTTTGGAGAAGGAGGAACTAATAAAGATTTAATCAAATGTGTTGGATATAATGCTCAATTTACAGATGAGGGAAGAGTAGAAATGGAAAACTGGCCCATTACAGAATTTTCAAGGTTTTACGAACTGAAAATAGAGAGAAAGCCTGGAACTTTCAAGCCAAACATTTATGCTACAGCTATTAGCAATAATGAAATCCTTCCAGTATTGGTTGATTCACATGTAGGAGATATAACCAAGGTAGAGAAAGTTGCTGATGAGAGAGGGATATTTTTGTTTGGGAATAATCCAAATCCTGCAAATGAATCAACAACTATTACTTATAATGCAATTAAGCCATGTGCAGCTAAACTTTACATTTATGACATAAATGGAAGGAAGGTTGAAACAAAGGAACAAAAATCTAACCAAGGCAGAAACTATTTCCATGTTGATTTAAATAAGTATTCTTCTGGCGCTTACCTTTACAGCTTGGAGATAGATGGAAAGGTTTTTAATAAAAAATTCATGGTGATAAAATGA